In the genome of Telluria beijingensis, one region contains:
- the der gene encoding ribosome biogenesis GTPase Der yields the protein MKPVIALVGRPNVGKSTLFNRLTRSRDALVADLPGLTRDRHYGEGRIGERPFLVIDTGGFEPVAKEGIMHEMALQTRQAVAEADVVVFIVDGRQGLTPHDKTITDYLRKSGRKVMLVVNKSEGMKYTSVTADFYELGMGDPYVISAAHGDGVHDLVNEALDMAFAQRPDEPEELEPADHGFKIAIVGRPNVGKSTLINTLVGEQRVIAFDMPGTTRDAIEVPFERDGKKYTLIDTAGIRRRGKIFEAIEKFSVVKTMQSISDANVVILLLDAQQDISEQDAHIAGFILESGRALVVAVNKWDGLQTDQRDQVKNDLDRKLDFLGFAKTHFVSALRGTGISQLLKSVESAYAAATANLSTPRLTRALQEAVEKQEPKRKGTSRPKMRYAHQGGQNPPIIVIHGNALEGITEPYKRYLEKHFRDTFNLVGTPLRIELRSGKNPFAKD from the coding sequence ATGAAGCCGGTAATCGCACTCGTAGGTCGCCCGAACGTCGGGAAATCGACCTTATTTAACCGCCTGACCCGTTCGCGTGACGCGCTGGTGGCCGACCTCCCTGGCCTGACGCGCGACCGCCACTATGGCGAAGGCCGGATTGGCGAACGGCCATTCCTGGTCATCGACACGGGCGGTTTCGAGCCGGTCGCCAAAGAAGGCATCATGCATGAAATGGCGCTGCAGACGCGCCAGGCCGTGGCCGAGGCCGACGTGGTCGTGTTCATCGTCGATGGCCGCCAGGGCCTGACGCCGCACGACAAGACCATCACCGACTACCTGCGCAAGTCGGGCCGCAAGGTCATGCTGGTGGTGAACAAGTCGGAAGGCATGAAGTACACCTCGGTCACCGCCGACTTCTATGAACTCGGGATGGGCGACCCGTACGTGATTTCCGCCGCCCATGGCGACGGCGTGCACGACCTGGTCAACGAGGCGCTCGACATGGCCTTTGCCCAGCGTCCGGATGAGCCGGAAGAACTCGAGCCGGCCGACCACGGCTTCAAGATCGCCATCGTCGGCCGTCCGAACGTCGGCAAGTCGACCCTGATCAACACCCTGGTCGGCGAACAGCGCGTGATCGCCTTCGACATGCCGGGCACCACCCGCGATGCGATCGAAGTGCCGTTCGAGCGCGACGGCAAGAAGTACACGCTGATCGACACCGCCGGCATCCGCCGTCGCGGCAAGATTTTCGAGGCCATCGAGAAGTTCTCGGTGGTCAAGACCATGCAGTCGATCTCGGACGCCAACGTCGTCATCCTGCTGCTGGATGCCCAGCAAGACATTTCTGAGCAGGATGCCCACATCGCCGGCTTCATCCTGGAGTCGGGCAGGGCGCTGGTGGTGGCCGTCAACAAGTGGGATGGCTTGCAGACCGACCAGCGCGACCAGGTCAAGAACGACCTCGACCGCAAGCTGGACTTCCTCGGCTTTGCGAAGACCCATTTTGTGTCCGCACTGCGCGGCACCGGCATCAGCCAGCTGCTGAAGTCGGTCGAATCGGCGTATGCCGCCGCCACTGCCAACCTGTCGACGCCGCGCCTGACGCGCGCGCTGCAAGAGGCGGTCGAGAAGCAGGAACCGAAGCGCAAGGGCACCTCGCGTCCGAAGATGCGCTATGCCCACCAGGGCGGCCAGAATCCGCCGATTATCGTCATCCACGGTAATGCTTTGGAGGGAATCACGGAGCCCTATAAACGGTATCTGGAAAAGCATTTCCGTGACACGTTCAACCTGGTGGGCACGCCGCTGCGCATCGAGCTGCGCAGTGGGAAAAACCCGTTCGCGAAGGATTGA
- the hfq gene encoding RNA chaperone Hfq, producing the protein MSNKGQLLQDPFLNALRKEHVPVSIYLVNGIKLQGHIESFDQYVVLLRNTVTQMVYKHAISTVVPARAVNLNLDSNEAE; encoded by the coding sequence ATGAGCAACAAAGGGCAACTGTTACAAGACCCATTCCTCAACGCCTTGCGCAAGGAACACGTCCCTGTCTCGATCTACCTCGTCAACGGTATCAAACTCCAGGGCCATATCGAATCCTTCGACCAATACGTCGTTTTGCTTCGTAATACCGTGACCCAGATGGTGTATAAGCATGCCATTTCCACCGTTGTGCCGGCCCGTGCCGTCAACCTTAACCTCGACTCCAACGAAGCCGAGTAA
- the hflX gene encoding GTPase HflX, whose protein sequence is MRAALVGIDFGTGDFAASLEELSLLARSAGAEPITTITAKRSSPDPAHFVGSGKADEIALDAKSLGAEIVIFNHALSPAQQRNLERRLELRVIDRTSLILDIFAQRAKSHEGKLQVELAQLQHLATRLIRGWTHLERQKGGIGLRGPGETQLETDRRLIGERVKMLRARLGKLRKQHETQRRQRGRNKTFSVSLVGYTNAGKSTLFNTLTKAGVYVANQLFATLDTTSRRMYLNDEVGSVVISDTVGFVRELPHQLVAAFRATLEETIHADLLLHVVDSASPTRMEQVEQVNEVLREIGADHVPQILVWNKIDAAGLEPAVERDEYDKINRVFISAHSGAGLDLLRSAIAEAAKSVPGAGGYSNPENEEQDSAFGFVEDDASVDAHPGGLADNMPTSTPTTRLGPN, encoded by the coding sequence TTGCGCGCAGCGCTGGTCGGCATCGACTTCGGGACTGGCGACTTCGCCGCCAGCCTCGAAGAGCTGTCGCTGCTTGCGCGCTCCGCCGGCGCCGAACCGATCACCACGATCACGGCGAAGCGCAGCAGCCCGGACCCCGCGCATTTCGTCGGCAGCGGCAAGGCCGACGAAATCGCTCTCGACGCCAAGTCGCTTGGCGCCGAGATCGTCATCTTCAATCACGCCCTGTCGCCTGCCCAGCAGCGCAACCTCGAGCGCCGTCTCGAACTGCGCGTGATCGACCGCACCAGCCTGATCCTCGACATCTTCGCCCAGCGCGCCAAGAGCCACGAGGGCAAGCTTCAGGTCGAGCTCGCTCAACTGCAGCACCTGGCCACGCGCCTGATCCGCGGCTGGACCCACCTTGAACGTCAAAAGGGCGGTATCGGCCTGCGCGGTCCGGGTGAAACCCAGCTCGAGACCGACCGCCGGCTGATCGGCGAGCGGGTCAAGATGCTGCGCGCGCGCCTGGGTAAATTGCGCAAGCAGCACGAGACCCAGCGCCGCCAGCGCGGCCGCAACAAGACTTTTTCGGTGTCGCTGGTCGGCTATACCAATGCCGGCAAGTCGACCCTGTTCAACACGCTGACGAAAGCCGGCGTGTACGTGGCGAACCAGCTGTTCGCGACCCTGGACACCACCAGCCGCCGCATGTACCTGAACGACGAGGTGGGCAGTGTCGTGATTTCCGATACGGTCGGTTTCGTGCGCGAACTGCCGCACCAGCTGGTCGCCGCTTTCCGCGCCACGCTGGAAGAAACCATCCATGCCGACCTGTTGCTGCACGTGGTCGACAGCGCGTCCCCGACGCGCATGGAACAGGTCGAACAGGTCAATGAGGTCTTGCGCGAAATTGGCGCAGATCATGTTCCGCAAATTTTGGTATGGAACAAGATCGATGCCGCCGGCCTGGAACCCGCGGTCGAGCGTGATGAGTATGATAAGATCAACCGGGTTTTCATCAGCGCCCACAGTGGCGCCGGCCTGGATCTGCTGCGTTCGGCAATCGCCGAAGCGGCCAAATCCGTGCCGGGCGCTGGCGGCTACAGCAACCCGGAAAACGAAGAGCAAGACAGCGCCTTCGGGTTCGTCGAGGACGACGCGTCGGTGGACGCGCATCCCGGCGGTCTTGCCGACAATATGCCAACTTCCACCCCTACCACCCGCCTTGGGCCCAACTAG
- the hflK gene encoding FtsH protease activity modulator HflK — MLVSILKRFGVKLSLNDPRWGRNPEDDRKAQDGRRPGDGPPDLDQMWRDFNARLNRMFGGRGNNNGGGDNGGPRGEMRGAGIGAGVIAVIVGFIWLASGAFIVQEGQVGVVTTFGKYSHSTTPGFNWRWPYPFQAHETVNTSQIRTAEIGYRANVRNKQPQEALMLTDDENIIDIQFAVQYTLKDPVAWLFNNRDQDNTVRQIAETAIREVVGRSKMDFVLYEGREQVAADVHKMMQTVSDRYALGALITNVTMQGVQPPEQVQSAFDDAVRAGQDRARARNEGEAYANQIIPAARGQAFRLQQDAEAYRSMVVENATGNASRFDQVVAAYSRAPAVTRDRMYIDTMQQIFTSTTKVMVDSRANNNMLYLPLDKLMQQQAVNDAQIGSRSGPVQLPQSGQPAEVTQAMEAVRQRDERSRDSSRDRETR; from the coding sequence ATGCTTGTTTCCATACTAAAAAGATTCGGCGTCAAACTGTCGCTGAACGACCCACGCTGGGGACGCAACCCCGAAGACGACCGCAAGGCCCAGGACGGTCGCCGCCCCGGTGACGGTCCTCCCGACCTCGACCAGATGTGGCGCGACTTCAATGCGCGCCTGAACCGCATGTTCGGCGGCCGCGGCAACAACAATGGCGGCGGCGACAATGGCGGCCCGCGCGGCGAGATGCGCGGCGCCGGCATCGGCGCCGGCGTGATCGCCGTCATCGTCGGTTTCATCTGGCTCGCCAGCGGCGCCTTCATCGTGCAAGAGGGCCAGGTGGGCGTCGTCACCACCTTCGGCAAGTACAGCCACTCGACCACGCCGGGTTTCAACTGGCGCTGGCCGTATCCGTTCCAGGCCCACGAGACCGTCAACACCTCGCAGATCCGTACTGCCGAGATCGGCTACCGCGCGAATGTGCGCAACAAGCAGCCGCAAGAAGCACTGATGCTGACCGATGACGAAAACATCATCGACATCCAGTTCGCGGTGCAGTACACGCTGAAGGACCCGGTCGCCTGGCTGTTCAATAACCGCGACCAGGACAATACGGTGCGCCAGATCGCCGAGACCGCGATCCGCGAAGTGGTCGGCCGCAGCAAGATGGACTTCGTCCTGTACGAGGGCCGCGAGCAGGTCGCTGCCGACGTCCACAAGATGATGCAAACGGTCTCCGACCGTTATGCGCTGGGTGCATTGATCACCAACGTGACGATGCAGGGCGTACAGCCGCCGGAGCAGGTGCAGAGCGCCTTCGACGACGCCGTACGCGCCGGGCAGGACCGTGCCCGTGCCCGGAATGAAGGTGAAGCCTATGCCAACCAGATCATCCCGGCAGCGCGCGGCCAGGCCTTCCGCCTGCAGCAGGACGCCGAAGCGTACCGTTCGATGGTGGTCGAGAATGCGACCGGTAACGCGTCGCGCTTCGACCAGGTGGTGGCGGCCTATTCGCGCGCCCCGGCCGTGACTCGCGACCGCATGTATATCGACACCATGCAGCAGATATTCACCAGCACCACCAAGGTGATGGTCGATTCGCGCGCCAACAACAATATGCTGTACCTGCCGCTCGACAAGCTGATGCAGCAGCAGGCAGTCAACGATGCCCAGATCGGCAGCCGTTCCGGTCCGGTGCAGTTGCCGCAGTCCGGCCAGCCGGCCGAAGTGACCCAGGCCATGGAAGCGGTGCGCCAGCGAGACGAGCGCAGCCGCGATTCCTCACGTGACAGGGAGACCCGCTGA
- the hflC gene encoding protease modulator HflC, whose product MNRLVTIFVAGFIALMLLSSTIFVVDQRRFAIVFALGQVKEVIAEPGLHFKLPPPFQNVIYLDKRILTLDTPDADRFITAEKKNILVDAFVKWRIVDPRLYYVSFTGDESRARDRMSQIIKAALNDEITKRTVREVISGERAAVMAAVQAKVVAEAKEIGVGIVDVRLKRVDYIEQINNSVYERMRAERVRVANELRSTGAAESEQIRADADRQRTVIIAEAFRDAEKVKGDGDAKASAIYAEAFGKNPEFARYYRSLEAYRASFKDRSDVLVVDPSSEFFKYLKQPAASGR is encoded by the coding sequence ATGAACCGCCTCGTAACCATTTTCGTCGCGGGCTTCATCGCACTGATGCTGTTGTCGTCCACGATCTTCGTCGTCGACCAGCGCCGCTTCGCGATCGTGTTCGCGCTCGGCCAGGTGAAGGAAGTGATCGCCGAACCGGGCCTGCACTTCAAGCTGCCGCCGCCGTTCCAGAACGTGATCTACCTGGACAAGCGCATCCTCACGCTCGATACGCCCGACGCCGACCGCTTCATCACGGCCGAGAAGAAGAACATCCTGGTGGATGCCTTCGTCAAGTGGCGCATCGTCGATCCGCGCCTGTACTACGTCAGCTTCACCGGCGACGAGAGCCGCGCGCGCGACCGCATGTCGCAGATCATCAAGGCGGCCTTGAACGACGAGATCACCAAGCGCACCGTGCGCGAAGTGATTTCGGGCGAGCGCGCCGCCGTCATGGCGGCGGTGCAGGCCAAGGTCGTGGCTGAAGCGAAAGAGATCGGCGTGGGCATCGTCGACGTGCGCCTCAAGCGCGTCGATTACATCGAGCAGATCAACAACTCGGTGTACGAGCGCATGCGCGCCGAGCGTGTCCGCGTGGCCAACGAGCTGCGTTCGACCGGTGCTGCCGAATCGGAGCAGATCCGCGCCGATGCCGACCGCCAGCGCACCGTGATCATTGCCGAAGCGTTCCGCGATGCAGAGAAGGTCAAGGGCGATGGCGATGCGAAGGCCTCGGCCATCTATGCCGAGGCGTTTGGCAAGAACCCGGAATTCGCCCGCTACTACCGTTCGTTGGAGGCGTATCGCGCCAGCTTCAAGGACCGCAGCGACGTGCTGGTGGTGGATCCGAGTTCGGAGTTCTTCAAGTATCTGAAGCAGCCGGCGGCGTCGGGGCGCTAA
- a CDS encoding ATP phosphoribosyltransferase regulatory subunit, translated as MPNWLLPENIADVLPSEARKIEELRRLMLDNFRLYGYELVMPPLLEYTESLLAGAGEDTDLKTFKVVDPLSGRLLGLRADMTTQVARIDAHLLNRESITRLCYAGSVLHTRPSGLHATREPVQIGAEIYGHAGLEADAEIQELALGSLSLAGFTSVRLDLAHVGVLRALLAEDPAAKRDENQIYCLLRAKDAPGLDEISINYYPQTRQALLALPQLYGDVEVLGRARELLPALPGIQRALAELAALAAGAIGRADVAIDLADLRGYQYESGAMFALYVPGLPNAVARGGRYDHVGEAFGRARPATGFSLDLRELARLLPTAERKHSIRAPWGNAPELKEKIADLRKAGEVVIQSMPGHDNIQDEFECDRVLVLENGNWILKNLG; from the coding sequence ATGCCGAACTGGCTATTGCCTGAGAATATTGCCGATGTCTTGCCGTCCGAAGCGCGCAAGATCGAAGAATTGCGTCGCCTGATGCTCGACAACTTCCGGCTCTACGGCTACGAACTGGTGATGCCGCCGCTGCTCGAATATACCGAGTCGCTGCTGGCGGGCGCCGGTGAAGACACCGACCTCAAGACCTTCAAGGTCGTCGATCCGCTGTCCGGCCGCCTGCTGGGCCTGCGCGCCGACATGACCACGCAGGTGGCGCGCATCGACGCCCACCTGTTGAATCGCGAATCGATCACCCGCCTGTGCTACGCCGGCAGTGTGCTGCATACCCGCCCGTCGGGCCTGCATGCGACCCGCGAACCGGTGCAGATCGGCGCCGAGATCTACGGTCACGCCGGCCTGGAAGCCGATGCCGAGATCCAGGAACTGGCCCTCGGCTCACTCAGCCTGGCCGGCTTCACCAGCGTGCGCCTGGACCTGGCCCACGTCGGCGTGCTGCGCGCGCTGCTCGCCGAAGACCCGGCCGCCAAGCGCGACGAGAACCAGATCTACTGCCTGCTGCGCGCCAAGGATGCGCCGGGCCTGGACGAGATCTCGATCAACTATTATCCGCAGACCCGCCAGGCGCTGCTGGCCTTGCCGCAATTGTATGGCGACGTCGAGGTGCTGGGCCGGGCGCGCGAGCTGTTGCCGGCGCTGCCGGGCATCCAGCGCGCCTTGGCCGAACTGGCGGCGCTGGCGGCAGGCGCCATCGGGCGCGCCGACGTGGCGATCGACCTGGCCGACCTGCGCGGCTACCAGTACGAAAGCGGCGCCATGTTCGCGCTCTACGTGCCGGGCCTGCCGAACGCCGTGGCGCGCGGCGGGCGTTATGATCATGTGGGCGAAGCCTTCGGACGCGCGCGTCCGGCCACCGGCTTCTCGCTCGACCTGCGCGAACTGGCCCGGCTGCTGCCGACGGCCGAGCGCAAGCATTCCATTCGTGCGCCGTGGGGCAATGCCCCCGAGCTGAAGGAAAAAATCGCTGACCTGCGCAAGGCAGGCGAAGTCGTGATCCAGAGCATGCCTGGTCACGACAATATTCAGGACGAGTTCGAGTGCGACCGCGTGCTCGTCCTCGAAAACGGAAATTGGATTCTCAAAAACTTAGGTTAA
- a CDS encoding adenylosuccinate synthase translates to MSNTNVAKNVVVIGTQWGDEGKGKIVDWLTDHAAGVVRFQGGHNAGHTLVIKGQKTALQLIPSGIMREGVACYIGNGVVVSVPDVMREIDKLQAAGIEVVSRLKISEACPIILPYHVAIDKAREAKRGENKIGTTGKGIGPAYEDKVARRAIRIADLLNEERFAEKLKENLEYHNHVLVNYLGAEAIDFQQTYDDAMALVPRLRPMVADVSSLLHAAHKAGGKLLFEGAQGSLLDVDHGTYPFVTSSNCVAGNAAAGAGVGPNMLHYIMGITKAYTTRVGSGPFPAELPTDAGVGEHLSRVGHEFGTVTGRARRCGWFDAALLRRSVQINGVSGMCLTKLDVLDGIESLKLCTGYRIDGREVDIFPVGAEEAALCEPVYEEMPGWTESTVGAKSMEELPANARAYIKRIEELVGVPVDMVSTGPDREETIVLRHPFAA, encoded by the coding sequence ATGTCAAATACTAACGTGGCAAAAAACGTCGTCGTCATCGGCACCCAGTGGGGCGATGAGGGCAAGGGCAAGATCGTCGACTGGCTGACCGACCACGCCGCCGGCGTGGTGCGTTTCCAGGGCGGCCATAACGCCGGTCACACCCTGGTGATCAAGGGCCAGAAGACCGCGCTGCAGCTGATCCCGTCGGGCATCATGCGCGAAGGCGTGGCCTGCTACATCGGCAACGGCGTCGTGGTCTCGGTGCCGGACGTGATGCGCGAGATCGACAAGCTGCAGGCAGCCGGCATCGAAGTCGTGTCGCGCCTGAAGATCTCCGAGGCGTGCCCGATCATCCTGCCTTACCACGTCGCCATCGACAAGGCGCGCGAAGCCAAGCGCGGCGAGAACAAGATCGGCACCACCGGCAAGGGCATCGGCCCGGCCTACGAAGACAAGGTCGCGCGCCGTGCAATCCGCATCGCCGACCTGCTCAACGAAGAGCGCTTCGCCGAGAAGCTGAAGGAAAACCTCGAGTACCACAACCACGTGCTGGTCAACTACCTGGGCGCCGAGGCGATCGACTTCCAGCAGACCTACGACGACGCGATGGCCCTCGTGCCGCGCCTGCGTCCGATGGTGGCCGACGTGTCGTCGCTGCTGCACGCCGCGCACAAGGCCGGCGGCAAGCTGCTGTTCGAAGGCGCGCAGGGTTCGCTGCTCGACGTCGACCACGGCACCTATCCGTTCGTGACCTCGTCGAACTGCGTGGCCGGCAACGCCGCCGCCGGCGCCGGCGTCGGTCCGAACATGCTGCACTACATCATGGGCATCACCAAGGCCTACACCACCCGCGTCGGTTCGGGCCCGTTCCCGGCCGAACTGCCGACCGACGCCGGCGTCGGCGAGCACCTGTCGCGCGTGGGCCATGAATTCGGCACCGTCACCGGCCGCGCGCGCCGCTGCGGCTGGTTCGACGCCGCGCTGCTGCGCCGCTCGGTCCAGATCAACGGCGTGTCGGGCATGTGCCTGACCAAGCTCGACGTGCTGGACGGCATCGAGTCGCTCAAACTCTGCACCGGCTACAGGATCGACGGCCGCGAAGTCGACATTTTCCCGGTCGGCGCCGAAGAAGCGGCGCTGTGCGAACCGGTGTACGAAGAAATGCCGGGCTGGACCGAATCGACCGTCGGCGCCAAGTCGATGGAAGAGCTGCCGGCCAATGCCCGCGCCTATATCAAGCGCATCGAAGAACTGGTCGGCGTGCCGGTCGACATGGTGTCGACCGGTCCGGACCGTGAAGAAACGATCGTCCTGCGTCACCCGTTCGCAGCGTAA
- a CDS encoding phosphoribosyltransferase — protein sequence MNTPVSTDKDLWVSWDEYHRLIERLALQVYESGWKFDQVLCLARGGVRPGDVFSRIFDVPLAILSTSSYREEAGTKQGDLDISKYMTMTKGPLSGRVLLVDDLADSGVTLRKVSEHLTENYKDVTEVKSAVIWVKGTSSIRPDYFLDDLPHNPWIHQPFEEYDGLRPHQLAAWLKKFDK from the coding sequence ATGAATACCCCTGTATCGACCGACAAGGACCTGTGGGTCTCCTGGGATGAGTACCACCGCCTGATCGAGCGCCTGGCGCTGCAGGTTTATGAATCGGGCTGGAAGTTCGACCAGGTGCTGTGCCTGGCGCGCGGCGGCGTGCGTCCTGGCGACGTGTTCTCGCGCATTTTTGACGTGCCGCTGGCGATCCTGTCGACCAGCTCGTACCGCGAAGAAGCCGGCACCAAGCAGGGCGACCTGGACATCTCGAAGTACATGACCATGACCAAGGGCCCGCTGTCCGGCCGCGTGCTGCTGGTCGACGACCTGGCCGATTCGGGCGTCACCCTGCGCAAGGTCAGCGAGCACCTGACCGAGAACTACAAGGATGTCACCGAAGTGAAGTCGGCCGTCATCTGGGTCAAGGGCACTTCGTCGATCCGTCCGGATTACTTCCTGGACGACCTGCCGCACAATCCGTGGATTCACCAGCCGTTCGAAGAGTATGACGGCCTGCGTCCGCATCAGTTGGCGGCGTGGTTGAAGAAGTTCGATAAGTAA
- a CDS encoding MarC family protein has translation MTQSFFQTFILLILVTDPFGNVPLFAAALKDTPIERRNKIVIRECGIAFLLLLVFMFFGQHFLEALHLSPVALRIGGAVILLMIAIRMIFPHPDGVLGKSEGGEPFIVPLAIPALAGPSALATVLLFSSTSFTDTMVHVAALAAVGVVWLMVFLSAEKLQQKLGPQVMTAFERLMGLILTAMSIEMLLGGIREFVQTL, from the coding sequence ATGACCCAAAGCTTCTTCCAGACCTTCATCCTGCTCATTCTCGTCACCGACCCCTTCGGCAACGTCCCCTTGTTCGCTGCGGCCCTGAAAGACACGCCCATCGAGCGCCGCAACAAGATCGTGATCCGCGAATGCGGCATCGCGTTCCTGTTACTTCTCGTATTCATGTTCTTCGGCCAGCACTTCCTCGAAGCACTGCACCTGAGCCCGGTCGCCTTGCGCATCGGCGGCGCCGTAATCCTGCTGATGATCGCGATCCGCATGATCTTCCCGCACCCGGACGGTGTGCTGGGCAAGAGCGAAGGCGGCGAGCCCTTCATCGTGCCGCTGGCGATTCCCGCGCTGGCCGGTCCGTCGGCCCTGGCCACCGTGCTGCTGTTCTCGTCGACCAGCTTCACCGACACGATGGTGCACGTCGCCGCGCTGGCGGCGGTGGGCGTCGTGTGGCTGATGGTGTTCCTGAGCGCCGAGAAGCTGCAGCAAAAACTCGGCCCGCAGGTCATGACCGCCTTCGAGCGCCTGATGGGCCTGATCCTGACCGCGATGTCGATCGAAATGCTGCTGGGCGGCATCCGGGAGTTCGTCCAGACGCTGTAA
- a CDS encoding ATP-binding protein, with the protein MKQEPATPSEWLPFLSGGGMMGAMMRAHDWSASPLGSPREWPQALRTTVGLMLNSKFPMFVAWGGELGFLYNDSYISILGDKHPGALGKRFHDVWAEIWHDIHPLIVRALRGEASYMDRLPLRMRRHGYDEDTWFRFSYSPVRDEDGTVAGMFCACVEMTGEVLAQRYREEENERLVTLFEQAPGIIAVLRGPDHVFEITNRSYLQLVGHRALVGKAARDALPEVQGQGFFELLDHVYHTGQPFVGHAVPLRVQRDPNAPLDERFIDFVYQPIHDAHGKVSGIFVEGSDVTARKRIEDELRAANRQKDQFLAMLAHELRNPLAPITTAAQLLQRGQMDAPGIQRASDIIARQAQHMTSLVNDLLDVSRVTRGLVTIAKEALEVRDVVREAVEQVRPLMDARHHALHCEIASNPLRVEGDRTRLIQVVSNILNNAAKYTAPGGAILLSVRLDAGCVRIGVRDNGQGIDPPILPYIFDLFIQAERTPDRSQGGLGLGLALVKSLAVLHGGRVEAHSEGLGRGSEFVVYLPCLAEAPAANVPGASAASHGTRGLKVLVVDDNIDAAQMLATLLEMNGYEVDIAYDGRSALASAVQAPPDVALLDIGLPDLDGHELARRLRAMPETTQAVLVALTGYGQVEDQRRAYKAGFDHHMAKPADLAKLLELLANVGLAATPPTR; encoded by the coding sequence ATGAAACAGGAACCAGCGACACCCTCCGAATGGCTGCCTTTCCTCAGCGGTGGCGGCATGATGGGCGCGATGATGCGCGCCCACGACTGGAGCGCGTCGCCCCTCGGTTCGCCGCGCGAGTGGCCGCAGGCGCTGCGCACCACGGTCGGGCTGATGCTCAACTCCAAGTTCCCCATGTTCGTCGCCTGGGGCGGCGAGCTCGGCTTCCTGTACAACGATTCATATATCTCGATCCTGGGCGACAAGCATCCGGGCGCGCTGGGCAAGCGCTTCCACGACGTCTGGGCAGAAATCTGGCATGACATCCATCCGCTGATCGTGCGCGCGCTCAGGGGCGAGGCCAGCTATATGGATCGCCTGCCGCTGCGCATGCGCCGCCATGGCTACGACGAAGACACCTGGTTCCGCTTCTCGTATTCGCCGGTGCGCGACGAGGATGGCACCGTGGCCGGCATGTTCTGCGCCTGCGTCGAGATGACCGGCGAGGTGCTGGCCCAGCGCTACCGCGAAGAAGAGAACGAGCGCCTGGTGACCCTGTTCGAGCAGGCGCCCGGCATCATCGCCGTGCTGCGCGGGCCCGACCACGTGTTCGAGATCACCAACCGCTCCTACCTGCAGCTGGTCGGCCACCGCGCGCTGGTCGGCAAGGCCGCGCGTGACGCGCTGCCCGAGGTCCAGGGACAGGGCTTCTTCGAGCTGCTCGACCATGTCTACCACACCGGCCAGCCCTTCGTCGGCCATGCGGTGCCGCTGCGCGTGCAGCGCGACCCGAATGCGCCGCTGGACGAGCGCTTCATCGACTTCGTCTACCAGCCGATCCACGATGCCCACGGCAAGGTATCCGGCATCTTCGTGGAAGGCAGCGACGTCACCGCGCGCAAGCGCATCGAGGACGAGCTGCGCGCCGCCAACCGCCAGAAGGACCAGTTCCTGGCGATGCTGGCGCACGAGCTGCGCAACCCGCTGGCGCCGATCACCACCGCGGCCCAGCTGCTGCAGCGCGGCCAGATGGATGCGCCGGGCATCCAGCGCGCCAGCGACATCATCGCGCGCCAGGCCCAGCACATGACGTCGCTGGTCAACGACCTGCTGGACGTCTCGCGCGTCACGCGCGGCCTGGTGACCATCGCCAAGGAAGCGCTCGAGGTGCGCGACGTGGTGCGCGAAGCGGTGGAGCAGGTACGGCCGCTGATGGACGCGCGCCACCATGCGCTGCATTGCGAGATCGCGTCGAACCCCTTGCGGGTGGAAGGCGACCGCACACGCCTGATCCAGGTGGTGTCGAATATCCTGAACAACGCCGCCAAGTACACGGCGCCGGGCGGCGCCATCCTGCTCAGCGTGCGCCTCGACGCCGGTTGCGTGCGGATCGGCGTGCGCGACAATGGGCAGGGCATCGATCCGCCGATCCTGCCCTATATCTTCGACCTGTTCATCCAGGCCGAGCGCACGCCCGACCGCTCGCAGGGCGGCCTGGGACTGGGCCTGGCGCTGGTCAAGAGCCTGGCCGTGCTGCACGGCGGACGGGTCGAGGCGCACAGCGAGGGGCTCGGCAGAGGCAGCGAGTTCGTGGTCTATCTACCGTGCCTGGCCGAGGCGCCGGCGGCCAATGTGCCGGGCGCGAGTGCGGCCTCACACGGGACGCGTGGCCTGAAGGTGCTGGTGGTGGACGACAACATCGACGCGGCCCAGATGCTGGCCACGCTGCTCGAGATGAACGGGTATGAAGTCGACATCGCCTACGACGGCAGGAGCGCGCTGGCGAGCGCGGTGCAGGCGCCGCCCGACGTGGCCCTGCTCGACATCGGCCTGCCCGATCTCGACGGCCATGAACTGGCGCGCCGACTGCGCGCGATGCCCGAGACCACGCAGGCGGTGCTGGTGGCCTTGACCGGGTATGGGCAGGTGGAAGACCAGCGGCGCGCCTACAAGGCCGGGTTCGACCATCATATGGCCAAGCCGGCGGATCTGGCGAAGTTGCTGGAGTTGCTGGCGAACGTAGGGTTGGCGGCTACGCCGCCGACGCGGTGA